The Arachis ipaensis cultivar K30076 chromosome B10, Araip1.1, whole genome shotgun sequence DNA window attagacaaagattattcactattaatatgtttagattttaatgaatttagtttttaatgtatttggtatttaacatgtttggattatttctattgatgttattgttgaatttttaagataaaaatttgatttttttatgaattttaaagttATCGGATATCCAATTactcgaaccgaaccgaaccaatccgttcttaatcggtttgatttgatttgggtacatatacaaaaaaatataaatccgAACCAAGCTAAATCAATTATATTTTAATcggtttgattttaattttatcttgaaTCCAAACCAAACTGACCCGTGTCCACCCCTATTAGACATGTTTATCTCTAGGTGcctttaataataaaatagcattaaattaatatttattataagttTATAACTATGTATAAATGTCACTGAACTCTAAATTAATCCTAGCGGTCAATTTCGGAACATATTTTTGCATCCCAAGTCCCAAGTGGACGTGGCGGCGTGACAGAAAAATCTAGCataaacaaagaaagaatcttCACCAAATTTACCATTAAATTTAaagcggaaaaaaaaaagaagaaaacgggAAAGAAATTGAAGGAAAGAATTGAAAGgaagatagaaggaagaagaggtAGGTCAAAATGAAcagttattattatcattttcttATGGCAACAAACACTATCCATTTTGTTGTTTTGTGAAACCATCAAATATAGTCCataatttgaactttgaagcacggtaaaaaattaaaaattaaaaagaacaaTAGAAACAAAGAATAAAGAAAGTCAAACCGACTAAATAAAAAGTTCCAACTTTTGCACGTGCTCTCTCTATCTGCCTGAGAGTCAGTCATGTTAGTCATATTCATATTCATACCATTcaattccttttatttttttttaaaaaaaaaggatgGAATATTCAACCATTGTTGCATCACTCAACAAATTGTCCTATGCATTTCATCAAGGGTCACCCCTTCAATCCTTCCATATTCATGTATTCCATTCTTTCGCACCAAACcgccaaaataaataaaaagtgatTTGACTTTGACCACTTTGAGTTAGTTAAGATGGACGGATGAAATGAATAGAAAGTAATAGAACAATAATCATTAAAACTCTTGGTAATTAAATCAACAATTTATGCTATATTATATtccaaaagtgaaaaagaaaaaacactgAAAAGTAATCCTATTGAATGTTATTGCAAATTGAAATTGTTCAAAATTCTAAACATAATAGTCTATGTACTATGTTATATGACACCTTAGTCTAACTCTAATGTAATGAACTAAAGAAAATGGTGAAAACAATAGATAATTTTTCTTATAAACAAACTGTTATAATTCCCTCTTCCAAATCCAAATCATAGACTCAACAAAAATTCCTATTTACTCAAATATGACGCAAAGTTGAGGAAAATAAACAGTCTTGAGAGTTTACTTCCCCTCCGTCTAAGTAGCACAAGAAAGAATGGTGAATTGGATTTGTTATTCTCTACACTGAAAGAGTGACAATGACCAATGTTCTTCCTCCAAGAATATGAGCTACCCTCTACCTTCGACCGTTGGCCCAGTGCCGGTTATGGTTTCCGGCTTTGAACTGAGGATTTCGCTGGCCGGCTCCTTGCTTTGGGAGATCATTCAATTCCATTACTTGTATAGTTCGTTGCCTCTTAGCTGCAAGCATCAGACAATACTTTCTTGAATCAGTTCACTGTGCTATAAATATCTCAAGTGTCTCAGTTCTAAACCAAATTCAAGATAGAAACAGATTTCAGAAAAGAAATGACAAACCTTTTTCGGCTTCTTGATATCGAACCTGAAGTTTCCTCTTAGTGGCTTCTAGCTTCGCATCCACATCGTCCGAGCAATTCGATTTCTGAAGTACAGGAAACGGTTAGAGATGTTAGAGATGAATAAAATCTAAGTTTTGCAAACTTGTGTAGAGATGTTTTTACTTACATCTTGCTGGTCAACCGGAGGCTTCCTTGTGACTGTACCATTCTCTGTTCTTGGCTCGACATTGCTTTTTCGCTGCATGCTTGACTTTGGTGGTCTGCCAGGACCAGAATCAGCGGCTACCGGTCTACTTGGCTTCACTGTGGGCTCATTTTTCTTAACCAGCTGGCTCTTACTATCCTTGGCAGTGTCATTTGAAGCCTGTGGTTTCCTCTTTTCCATATTTTGGATGTCCATTGATGGCTTTCTGCCATTTTCTCGGTTCCTGACTTGCCCACTTTGTAGAGGATCTGAAAAAAATCCTGATTAGGAAAATATGGGGAATTCAGATACAGAACCAATGAGCAAATGCTAGATAGACTAAACATAAGAAATTGCAAAATCAACTCACTTCCGATATCATCCATGCCATCAAAGAACTTTACATCGTCCAGATACGAGACATACAACAAAGGGAAGTAGAAAACAATCAGTTTCTACATAAATCTAAGTTCAAAAAACATTAGGGACAGGTAAAATACCTGAGAGAGTTCAATTGAACCGGTTGAAGCTACCAAGAAAGCGCCTTCGTCCAAAGGAGGTGATGGAAGTCCTTCCTCTTCATCAACAACTGATGGATTTACAGAATCTGGAGTGCCTTCTGATCCTATAAACATTTAGTAAAACCAAATTCAAACATGAATCAAGGTTTAGAACGCAAAAGAGAGCATCGGGTATTCGGGATTGTCTTGATAGTTGTCACACAAAGCTAGATAAACGTTTGATACCTGCAATAGCTGTGGCCTTGACCCACTCATCTACCATTTCTTTCCAATCACTGTAAATCAAGAAAAGATTATTACATCAGATAGTTGTTCACTTGTTCGGTATGAAAGTGAATATTTTAAAACAGATTCTGCAATTCAACTAGTTTGCTAATACGAATCAAAACAATAATTGCTAACTTCTAAGCATACAAGATGTGAAGTATGAGTCATTTGCCTATTTAAGCATCCCATCATAGATTGAAAGATACCATCAAAGTTGAGCATAAGGGACACATGATTACTTCACTAAGGAACAGGGTCAAAGATATGATAAcaataatttgtttttcattctcAGTTTCATACACCTACAATTCTAAACCACTGATTATTAAAATACATGGACGGCAAACAAAAATCTATCAGAAATAATCCATACTCAATAAGCTTTCGTGCGAGTTGACGGATATCCTTTGAAGCATGCTTTCTAAGAGGATTAACAGCCTTTCCAATCTCAGTTGCCTGGCAAAGGTAATTCCAAGAATTAGAGAACTCAGCCACAAAATTAAAAGCCAGAACAGATTGCCAAAAAACCAAAGCAAAGAATGATTGAATTCACAAACCTTGAGACAATCAAAAGTGAGTTCCATCAGTTGCAGCCTCCTCAGTGAGTCAAAC harbors:
- the LOC107623544 gene encoding probable mediator of RNA polymerase II transcription subunit 26b isoform X2 yields the protein MSIMKSLDHWRSYFRSCSSSSDIFEIIDHAIMVAASDCPKEFKLRRDHIAEMLFSCKQTRCVGCDRVELSVPIDGADGGGARGGGDDDDGAYKSSGFHHNRDGVVEFEAGASKESKVNSSRGDIDDHGDMDVNRVLSNYSFGEAEALTDEMEEQSQFVAEVLRIRDILHNRQEESDGVLFDSLRRLQLMELTFDCLKATEIGKAVNPLRKHASKDIRQLARKLIDDWKEMVDEWVKATAIAGSEGTPDSVNPSVVDEEEGLPSPPLDEGAFLVASTGSIELSQFFDGMDDIGNPLQSGQVRNRENGRKPSMDIQNMEKRKPQASNDTAKDSKSQLVKKNEPTVKPSRPVAADSGPGRPPKSSMQRKSNVEPRTENGTVTRKPPVDQQDKSNCSDDVDAKLEATKRKLQVRYQEAEKAKRQRTIQVMELNDLPKQGAGQRNPQFKAGNHNRHWANGRR
- the LOC107623544 gene encoding probable mediator of RNA polymerase II transcription subunit 26b isoform X1; amino-acid sequence: MSIMKSLDHWRSYFRSCSSSSDIFEIIDHAIMVAASDCPKEFKLRRDHIAEMLFSCKQTRCVGCDRVELSVPIDGADGGGARGGGDDDDGAYKSSGFHHNRDGVVEFEAGASKESKVNSSRGDIDDHGDMDVNRVLSNYSFGEAEALTDEMEEQSQFVAEVLRIRDILHNRQEESDGVLFDSLRRLQLMELTFDCLKATEIGKAVNPLRKHASKDIRQLARKLIDDWKEMVDEWVKATAIAGSEGTPDSVNPSVVDEEEGLPSPPLDEGAFLVASTGSIELSQFFDGMDDIGRFFSDPLQSGQVRNRENGRKPSMDIQNMEKRKPQASNDTAKDSKSQLVKKNEPTVKPSRPVAADSGPGRPPKSSMQRKSNVEPRTENGTVTRKPPVDQQDKSNCSDDVDAKLEATKRKLQVRYQEAEKAKRQRTIQVMELNDLPKQGAGQRNPQFKAGNHNRHWANGRR